A single region of the Nicotiana sylvestris chromosome 6, ASM39365v2, whole genome shotgun sequence genome encodes:
- the LOC104239311 gene encoding 1-aminocyclopropane-1-carboxylate oxidase homolog 1-like, with amino-acid sequence MAIPSDYDYDWDKEVKEFEATKGGVKGLVDSGITKIPRFFIYPSSDNLTKNPSLCKNGHIQLKIPVIDLQGIESGSGGRRGIVEEIKNAAQDWGFFQIVNHGVPVSILDAILETTRNFHEQPKEARMDLYSSDNRHKVRVFTINGSFQETHVASWRDALACTFIDDTLDPEAIPLICRKEITDYMEYMIKVRETISELLSEALGLSSDYLAQINCVKSEYLTCLYYPPCPEPELALGTINHSDSTFLTMVVQDSSGGLQVLYQNHWVDVPPIPGALVVNIGDLMQLITNDKFKSVEHRVLARPVGSRVSAVCFFFPSSECLLKQYGPIKELLSEKDPPLYKSVSNLEYMAYYQKNVRECTSALPHFKL; translated from the exons ATGGCAATCCCTAGTGATTATGATTATGATTGGGATAAAGAAGTAAAGGAATTTGAAGCCACAAAAGGTGGTGTAAAAGGGCTAGTAGATTCTGGTATCACAAAAATACCAAGATTTTTCATTTACCCATCATCAGATAATTTGACCAAAAATCCATCACTTTGCAAGAATGGCCACATTCAGCTGAAAATCCCTGTCATAGACTTGCAAGGAATTGAAAGTGGCAGTGGTGGGAGAAGGGGAATTGTTGAGGAAATAAAAAACGCAGCTCAAGATTGGGGATTTTTTCAAATTGTAAATCATGGGGTTCCAGTTAGTATACTGGATGCAATTCTTGAAACCACTAGAAATTTTCATGAACAGCCTAAGGAAGCTAGAATGGATCTGTATTCTTCTGATAATAGGCATAAAGTTAGGGTCTTTACTATTAATGGATCTTTTCAAGAAACTCATGTGGCCAGTTGGAGAGATGCCTTAGCTTGTACTTTCATTGATGACACTTTGGATCCAGAAGCTATTCCTCTCATCTGCAG AAAGGAAATAACAGACTACATGGAATACATGATCAAGGTCAGAGAAACCATCTCTGAGTTACTTTCAGAAGCCTTAGGTCTAAGCAGTGACTATCTTGCACAGATAAATTGTGTAAAAAGTGAATACTTGACTTGTCTTTACTATCCACCTTGCCCCGAGCCAGAACTGGCCTTAGGCACAATCAACCACTCAGATTCGACATTTTTAACTATGGTAGTTCAGGATTCTAGTGGTGGTCTTCAGGTTCTTTATCAAAATCATTGGGTTGACGTGCCACCTATTCCTGGTGCTCTAGTCgtaaacattggagatcttatgcAG CTTATAACTAACGACAAGTTCAAGAGCGTGGAGCATAGAGTGCTCGCTAGACCTGTTGGATCAAGGGTATCAGCAGTATGTTTCTTCTTCCCCAGTTCTGAATGTTTGTTAAAGCAATATGGACCAATCAAAGAGCTGTTATCAGAGAAAGATCCTCCGTTATACAAGTCAGTCTCGAATCTTGAATATATGGCCTATTACCAGAAGAACGTACGAGAATGTACTTCAGCTCTTCCTCATTTTAAGCTGTGA